The proteins below come from a single Pleuronectes platessa chromosome 3, fPlePla1.1, whole genome shotgun sequence genomic window:
- the uchl1 gene encoding ubiquitin carboxyl-terminal hydrolase isozyme L1, translating to MEWNAMEINPEMLNKMMVKLGAGESWRFEDVLGLEGEQLSAVREPCCALMLLFPLTQQHESFREQQADKVVGESEVYFLKQTIVNSCGTVALLHAVANNKSKLTFDADSDLKKFLDETENMSADDRAKHLEKNKAISEAHNEAAQLGQCRPEADKVNFHFITFVNINGQLYEFDGRMTGAVKHGATKDETFITDAAKVCSGFVEREKGEVRFSAVALCQS from the exons ATGGAGTGGAACGCGATGGAGATCAACCCGGAG ATGCTGAACAAG ATGATGGTGAAGCTCGGTGCAGGTGAGAGCTGGCGCTTCGAGGACGTGCTGGGGCTGGAGGGAGAGCAACTGTCCGCCGTGCGCGAGCCATGCTGTGCCCTGATGCTGCTCTTCCCTCTGACACAACAG CACGAGTCTTtcagggagcagcaggcagACAAGGTGGTTGGAGAATCTGAGGTTTATTTCCTGAAGCAGACAATAGTTAACTCCTGTGGCACCGTCGCCCTGCTGCACGCTGTGGCCAACAACAAGAGCAAACTGACTTTTG atGCTGACTCTGACCTGAAGAAATTTCTGGACGAGACTGAAAACATGTCTGCTGATGATCGTGCCAAACATCTGGAGAAGAACAAG GCAATCTCTGAGGCTCACAATGAGGCTGCACAGCTGGGCCAGTGCAGG CCTGAAGCCGACAAAGTCAACTTCCACTTCATCACCTTTGTCAATATAAACGGACAACTCTATGAATTTG atggGCGAATGACTGGAGCAGTGAAGCACGGAGCCACCAAGGATGAAACCTTCATCACG GATGCAGCCAAAGTGTGCAGTGGATtcgtggagagagagaagggtgaAGTCCGGTTCTCTGCCGTGGCTCTTTGTCAGAGTTAG
- the anxa5b gene encoding annexin A5b: MASRGTVKASGSFNASADAEVLHKAMKGLGTDEDAIVQLLVARSNAQRQQIQSSYKTLFGKDLVSDLKGELGGKFESLIVALMTAPLAYDVTSIRNAIKGAGTDEKVLVEILASRTAQQVKDISAAYRAEYDDDLEEDVSGDTSGHFKRLLVILLQSNRQKGIQQGEIEKDAQALFKAGEQKFGTDEQSFVTILGNRSAEHLRKVFESYMKLSGYEMEETIQRETSGGLRDLLLAVVKCARSVPVYFAETLYYAMKGAGTDDDTLIRVMVSRSEVDLLDIRSEFRRLFACSLHSMIKGDTGGDYRKALLLLCGGDDA, encoded by the exons ATG GCCAGCAGAGGAACCGTGAAAGCCAGCGGCAGCTTCAACGCCAGCGCTGATGCCGAGGTTCTGCACAAAGCCATGAAAGGGCTGG GGACTGATGAGGATGCCATCGTGCAGCTGCTGGTGGCTCGCAGCAATGCCCAGAGGCAGCAGATCCAGAGCAGCTACAAAACTCTGTTTGGAAAG GATCTGGTCAGTGACCTGAAGGGTGAGCTGGGGGGCAAATTTGAGTCCCTGATCGTGGCTCTGATGACCGCACCCCTCGCCTATGATGTGACTTCGATTCGCAATGCCATCAAG GGGGCAGGAACGGATGAGAAGGTGCTGGTGGAGATCCTCGCCTCCAGGACGGCTCAGCAGGTGAAGGACATCTCGGCTGCTTACAGAGCGg AGTATGATGACGACCTGGAGGAGGACGTATCTGGTGACACTTCAGGTCACTTCAAGAGACTTCTGGTCATTCTGCTGCAG TCCAACAGGCAGAAGGGGATCCAGCAGGGAGAGATTGAGAAAGATGCTCAG GCCCTCTTCAAGGCCGGAGAGCAGAAGTTTGGAACCGATGAGCAGTCGTTCGTCACCATCCTGGGAAACCGCAGCGCCGAACATCTAAGAAAAG tgtttgaaTCCTACATGAAGCTGTCTGGATACGAGATGGAGGAGACCATCCAGAGGGAAACGTCTGGAGGCCTGAGGGACCTGCTCCTCGCCGTGG TGAAGTGTGCCCGGAGCGTTCCAGTCTATTTTGCTGAGACTCTGTACTACGCCATGAAG GGTGCTGGTACTGATGACGACACGCTGATCAGGGTGATGGTGTCTCGCAGTGAGGTGGACTTGTTGGACATCAGGTCTGAGTTCAGGAGGTTGTTCGCCTGCTCTCTGCACTCAATGATCAAG GGAGACACCGGCGGTGACTACCGTAAGGCCCTTCTGTTGCTCTGCGGTGGAGATGACGCATAA